Proteins encoded within one genomic window of Macaca fascicularis isolate 582-1 chromosome 16, T2T-MFA8v1.1:
- the FBXO39 gene encoding F-box only protein 39 isoform X1, translating to MDEESELIQPQDQSCWAALPDVCLCRVFWWLGDRDRSRAALVCRKWNQMMYSADLWRYRTITFSGRPSRVHASEVESALWYVKKFGRYLERLEVKFLNPYNAVLTKKFQVTMRGLLSCLSKSNNRLKSLSIQHLELDRLVWRNSIRSSFIRSLSFFLKKMGKHLDYLNLKGARLTVEQGCHILDSLSHLRNENVISELNIEDYFSHHLAVYSSPQFKKTMSTFHNLVSLNLNYNCISDELLENLCENASTLWTINIKCHIHDPHGQVIWGMSWAKLARQATNLKVNFYFERIMKYERLARILLQEIPVRSISLRSCYFSDPDWSMRPTLIDLLPTFRHTLQKLTFEFNNNHESLDEELHLLIVSCRKLFYFKIWAFLDVRFVERILKSQKERQCALRTLKVSGPQAGSTGWSGGIREWYFRSGMKGRDKAMNRIICSLEISSFTEGNLELFFLAVGFGLFLILPTYFPDSTTVCVDHLSCCQALKSVVTMCVCVCVYMLICGCISLLTQVRIYTNRYETNEEDRTLREIYRKYRKLIDSELSYFVIAYPMM from the exons ATGGACGAAGAAAGTGAACTGATCCAGCCCCAAGACCAGAGCTGCTGGGCCGCTCTGCCCGATGTGTGTCTGTGCCGTGTTTTCTGGTGGCTAGGAGACAGGGACAGGTCCAGGGCTGCTCTTGTCTGCAGAAAGTGGAACCAGATGATGTATTCTGCTGACCTCTGGCGGTACAGGACCATCACCTTCAGCGGGAGACCTTCCAGGGTACATGCATCTGAAGTTGAGTCAGCTCTTTGGTATGTTAAGAAGTTTGGTCGTTATCTGGAGCGCCTGGAGGTCAAATTCCTGAATCCTTACAATGCTGTCTTGACCAAGAAGTTCCAGGTCACCATGCGGGGCCTCCTGTCTTGTCTGAGTAAGAGCAACAACCGTCTGAAATCTCTTTCCATCCAACACCTGGAGCTGGACCGCCTGGTGTGGAGGAACAGCATCAGGAGCTCATTCATCAGGAGCTTGAGCTTCTTCTTAAAGAAGATGGGCAAACACCTGGATTACCTCAACCTAAAAGGGGCCAGGCTGACCGTGGAGCAAGGCTGCCACATTCTCGACTCCCTCAGCCACCTGAGGAATGAGAATGTGATCTCGGAACTCAACATCGAGGACTACTTCAGTCATCATCTTGCTGTCTACAGCAGCCCCCAGTTCAAAAAGACCATGTCCACATTCCACAATCTTGTGTCCCTGAACCTCAACTACAACTGTATCTCCGACGAGCTGCTTGAGAACTTGTGTGAGAACGCCAGCACCCTCTGGACCATAAACATCAAATGCCACATTCATGACCCCCACGGACAGGTCATCTGGGGTATGTCCTGGGCCAAGCTGGCCAGGCAGGCCACCAATCTGAAGGTGAACTTCTACTTTGAACGGATCATGAAATACGAACGCTTGGCCCGAATCCTCTTGCAGGAGATCCCAGTCAGGAGCATCAGTCTGAGAAGCTGCTATTTCAGTGACCCAGACTGGTCCATGAGACCCACTCTGATAGATCTCCTGCCCACCTTCCGGCACACTCTGCAG AAATTAACTTTTGAATTCAACAACAACCACGAGTCACTCGACGAGGAGCTGCACCTCCTCATCGTATCCTGCAGGAAGTTGTTTTACTTCAAAATCTGGGCTTTCCTTGATGTTAGGTTTGTGGAGCGGATCCTGAAGAGTCAGAAAGAACGGCAGTGTGCCCTGCGCACGCTCAAGGTAAGCGGTCCCCAGGCTGGTTCCACGGGGTGGAGTGGGGGCATCCGGGAATGGTACTTCCGCTCTGGAATGAAGGGCAGAGATAAGGCAATGAACAGAATCATCTGTTCATTGGAaatcagcagtttcacagaagggaATTTGGAGCTCTTTTTTCTAGCAGTTGGGTTTGGTCTTTTCCTGATTCTGCCAACATATTTTCCTGATTCAACAACTGTATGTGTAGATCATTTAAGTTGTTGTCAAGCCCTGAAAAGTGTAgtgacaatgtgtgtgtgtgtgtgtgtgtacatgctcaTATGTGGATGTATTTCTCTGTTGACACAGGTGAGAATTTATACAAACAGATATGAGACGAATGAAGAGGACAGGACCCTGCGGGAAATTTACAGGAAGTATAGAAAGCTGATCGACTCAGAGCTTAGCTATTTCGTCATCGCTTACCCTATGATGTAA
- the FBXO39 gene encoding F-box only protein 39 isoform X2 → MDEESELIQPQDQSCWAALPDVCLCRVFWWLGDRDRSRAALVCRKWNQMMYSADLWRYRTITFSGRPSRVHASEVESALWYVKKFGRYLERLEVKFLNPYNAVLTKKFQVTMRGLLSCLSKSNNRLKSLSIQHLELDRLVWRNSIRSSFIRSLSFFLKKMGKHLDYLNLKGARLTVEQGCHILDSLSHLRNENVISELNIEDYFSHHLAVYSSPQFKKTMSTFHNLVSLNLNYNCISDELLENLCENASTLWTINIKCHIHDPHGQVIWGMSWAKLARQATNLKVNFYFERIMKYERLARILLQEIPVRSISLRSCYFSDPDWSMRPTLIDLLPTFRHTLQKLTFEFNNNHESLDEELHLLIVSCRKLFYFKIWAFLDVRFVERILKSQKERQCALRTLKVRIYTNRYETNEEDRTLREIYRKYRKLIDSELSYFVIAYPMM, encoded by the exons ATGGACGAAGAAAGTGAACTGATCCAGCCCCAAGACCAGAGCTGCTGGGCCGCTCTGCCCGATGTGTGTCTGTGCCGTGTTTTCTGGTGGCTAGGAGACAGGGACAGGTCCAGGGCTGCTCTTGTCTGCAGAAAGTGGAACCAGATGATGTATTCTGCTGACCTCTGGCGGTACAGGACCATCACCTTCAGCGGGAGACCTTCCAGGGTACATGCATCTGAAGTTGAGTCAGCTCTTTGGTATGTTAAGAAGTTTGGTCGTTATCTGGAGCGCCTGGAGGTCAAATTCCTGAATCCTTACAATGCTGTCTTGACCAAGAAGTTCCAGGTCACCATGCGGGGCCTCCTGTCTTGTCTGAGTAAGAGCAACAACCGTCTGAAATCTCTTTCCATCCAACACCTGGAGCTGGACCGCCTGGTGTGGAGGAACAGCATCAGGAGCTCATTCATCAGGAGCTTGAGCTTCTTCTTAAAGAAGATGGGCAAACACCTGGATTACCTCAACCTAAAAGGGGCCAGGCTGACCGTGGAGCAAGGCTGCCACATTCTCGACTCCCTCAGCCACCTGAGGAATGAGAATGTGATCTCGGAACTCAACATCGAGGACTACTTCAGTCATCATCTTGCTGTCTACAGCAGCCCCCAGTTCAAAAAGACCATGTCCACATTCCACAATCTTGTGTCCCTGAACCTCAACTACAACTGTATCTCCGACGAGCTGCTTGAGAACTTGTGTGAGAACGCCAGCACCCTCTGGACCATAAACATCAAATGCCACATTCATGACCCCCACGGACAGGTCATCTGGGGTATGTCCTGGGCCAAGCTGGCCAGGCAGGCCACCAATCTGAAGGTGAACTTCTACTTTGAACGGATCATGAAATACGAACGCTTGGCCCGAATCCTCTTGCAGGAGATCCCAGTCAGGAGCATCAGTCTGAGAAGCTGCTATTTCAGTGACCCAGACTGGTCCATGAGACCCACTCTGATAGATCTCCTGCCCACCTTCCGGCACACTCTGCAG AAATTAACTTTTGAATTCAACAACAACCACGAGTCACTCGACGAGGAGCTGCACCTCCTCATCGTATCCTGCAGGAAGTTGTTTTACTTCAAAATCTGGGCTTTCCTTGATGTTAGGTTTGTGGAGCGGATCCTGAAGAGTCAGAAAGAACGGCAGTGTGCCCTGCGCACGCTCAAG GTGAGAATTTATACAAACAGATATGAGACGAATGAAGAGGACAGGACCCTGCGGGAAATTTACAGGAAGTATAGAAAGCTGATCGACTCAGAGCTTAGCTATTTCGTCATCGCTTACCCTATGATGTAA